From Oryctolagus cuniculus chromosome 17, mOryCun1.1, whole genome shotgun sequence, a single genomic window includes:
- the LOC103351455 gene encoding uncharacterized protein isoform X4, with protein sequence MEGYVAASEHSLGSSDLGLSTCSLDANYPQSLQDMEDLDEDQELEANKLEPRGGEAAVEPDLESGEEWLFRIHADIFSCSEVCSVESLDPEELELPTPSEA encoded by the exons ATGGAAGGCTATGTGGCAGCATCGGAACATTCCCTCGGGAGCAGCGATCTGGGA CTGTCCACATGTTCCCTGGATGCGAACTATCCACAAAGTCTTCAGGACATGGAGGACCTCGATGAAGATCAGGAATT GGAAGCCAACAAACTGGAGCCCAGAGGTGGAGAGGCTGCCGTCGAGCCTGACCTGGAGAGTGGAGAGGAATGGCTATTCAGGATCCACGCAG ACATCTTCAGCTGCTCGGAAGTCTGCAGTGTGGAGTCCTTGGACCCAGAGGAGCTGGAGCTTCCCACACCATCGGAAGCTTGA
- the LOC103351455 gene encoding uncharacterized protein isoform X2, whose protein sequence is MKPLQAMWQHRNIPSGAAIWDCPHVPWMRTIHKVFRTWRTSMKIRNWKPTNWSPEVERLPSSLTWRVERNGYSGSTQTSSAAQKSAVWSPWTQRSWSFPHHQKLEPHRRRHNSSHGPPHQSSASSDIKSSPSTSWFSYGFV, encoded by the exons ATGAAGCCTCTTCAG GCTATGTGGCAGCATCGGAACATTCCCTCGGGAGCAGCGATCTGGGA CTGTCCACATGTTCCCTGGATGCGAACTATCCACAAAGTCTTCAGGACATGGAGGACCTCGATGAAGATCAGGAATT GGAAGCCAACAAACTGGAGCCCAGAGGTGGAGAGGCTGCCGTCGAGCCTGACCTGGAGAGTGGAGAGGAATGGCTATTCAGGATCCACGCAG ACATCTTCAGCTGCTCAGAAGTCTGCAGTGTGGAGTCCTTGGACCCAGAGGAGCTGGAGCTTCCCACACCATCAGAAGCTTGAACCACACAGGAGGAGACACAACAGCAGCCACGGCCCTCCTCACCAGTCCTCTGCGAGCTCTGATATTAAATCATCACCGAGCACCAGTTGGTTTTCATATGGTTTTGTCTAA
- the LOC103351455 gene encoding uncharacterized protein isoform X3, with amino-acid sequence MEGYVAASEHSLGSSDLGLSTCSLDANYPQSLQDMEDLDEDQELEANKLEPRGGEAAVEPDLESGEEWLFRIHADIFSCSEVCSVESLDPEELELPTPSEA; translated from the exons ATGGAAGGCTATGTGGCAGCATCGGAACATTCCCTCGGGAGCAGCGATCTGGGA CTGTCCACATGTTCCCTGGATGCGAACTATCCACAAAGTCTTCAGGACATGGAGGACCTCGATGAAGATCAGGAATT GGAAGCCAACAAACTGGAGCCCAGAGGTGGAGAGGCTGCCGTCGAGCCTGACCTGGAGAGTGGAGAGGAATGGCTATTCAGGATCCACGCAG ACATCTTCAGCTGCTCAGAAGTCTGCAGTGTGGAGTCCTTGGACCCAGAGGAGCTGGAGCTTCCCACACCATCAGAAGCTTGA
- the LOC103351455 gene encoding uncharacterized protein isoform X1: MGSKVDPHHLTSSRDPSPHLKSNSPLSFSLATSTPLLWCTWKAMWQHRNIPSGAAIWDCPHVPWMRTIHKVFRTWRTSMKIRNWKPTNWSPEVERLPSSLTWRVERNGYSGSTQTSSAAQKSAVWSPWTQRSWSFPHHQKLEPHRRRHNSSHGPPHQSSASSDIKSSPSTSWFSYGFV, translated from the exons ATGGGGTCCAAGGTTGACCCACATCATCTAACCAGCAGCAGGGATCCGAGTCCTCACCTCAAGTCtaactctcccctttccttctctctggcaACCTCAACACCCCTGCTCTGGTGCACATGGAAGGCTATGTGGCAGCATCGGAACATTCCCTCGGGAGCAGCGATCTGGGA CTGTCCACATGTTCCCTGGATGCGAACTATCCACAAAGTCTTCAGGACATGGAGGACCTCGATGAAGATCAGGAATT GGAAGCCAACAAACTGGAGCCCAGAGGTGGAGAGGCTGCCGTCGAGCCTGACCTGGAGAGTGGAGAGGAATGGCTATTCAGGATCCACGCAG ACATCTTCAGCTGCTCAGAAGTCTGCAGTGTGGAGTCCTTGGACCCAGAGGAGCTGGAGCTTCCCACACCATCAGAAGCTTGAACCACACAGGAGGAGACACAACAGCAGCCACGGCCCTCCTCACCAGTCCTCTGCGAGCTCTGATATTAAATCATCACCGAGCACCAGTTGGTTTTCATATGGTTTTGTCTAA